GCACACATCGAGTGTCACTGTTCAGTTTTCAAGGAACTTATTAGTACGCTTTCGCACCGCGCTGTATCTCAGCGGCGACTTTATTAATTTATCACACTGTCACCTGATAAGTCAATAGGTAACTTGCATTTGTTTATGATAAATTTTCATTTGTTCTACCATGAAACAAAAAAATAAAAGCCCGCCGCAACGGACTTTTAATAATATATCATAGCATTCTCAGTCATGTCAAGAGTCCTACAAAATAAATTGCTTAATGATTACCAAAGCAGCTAAGCCAGGAAAGCCTAAAAAACCTGTCACTGTTACCGTTACTGGATTAATTGGAATTTCAAAGGTAAACGATTCTGCAACAAGATTGAAGAGAAAAAGAATCATGCTGCCCACAACTAAGTTTCCAACTACCCAGCCGATCCACTTTACCCATCTCCAACTGGCCTGATTCATTACAATAAAAACGAGACCAGCCACAGCAACGACAATTCCCAGTGTCAAGCTGTCCACTTTTCCTCCCCTTCCTATTCAAACTAACAACTTCAGCAATCTACACTACCTTGTTATTGAAAAAAATAAATGAGTACGGTGATGGTGTTGTTCAATGCATGAAATAAAATCGCTGCCCAAATACTTCGATAATAATGGCGCAGAAAACCAAGCATCAATCCCATCATAAATAGAGGCGGGAAAAGTACAGGGTCCACATGAATCGCACCAAACAATAAACTTGAACCAATAATACCTGCCAAGGCACCAAAGCGACGAACAATCGCTGTCTGTAGTACACCACGGAACATCACTTCTTCAGCAATCGGTACAAATAGACCCACTAAGAGCACTTCTAGAATGCCTGTGATTATACTGTTGTTTTTAGCTTGAAGTACTTCTCCAGAAATCTGCTCTTCTCTCCAGGAATCAAGCTCAAAATTAAAGTAATCCGCAATCGGCACTGTAATGATCGAATCTAATAAAAATGTAGAAAATAAATAAAAAAGAAGAACTGTAAAGAATAATTGCTTTCCTTTAATCGGACGGACAAAGCCGATATCATGCAGCCGCCCTCTAAATAGAAGCAGCGCAAACAGCATCATCATACACTGCGGAAGAAACCCTTCTACAAACCCTAAAATCGATTGCTCTGAAAACCACGGATATGGAAAAAACATGTACAGCAACAGAATCAGACCACACGCTACTTGATACAGAGCAAAATAGTACATAGCATATTTCCCAGAAACCCCTGCTTCCCATCCGGGAAACTCATTCCGTATTGTTTTCAACA
This genomic window from Aneurinibacillus sp. REN35 contains:
- a CDS encoding CPBP family intramembrane glutamic endopeptidase, encoding MNRQERWEKIAFYSAVLLLIGYVSSFMLEFSFLQWVSTEDGKWRVESSDGMSLLGFLLFLSTVFFSIAPAFFYIPALLKTIRNEFPGWEAGVSGKYAMYYFALYQVACGLILLLYMFFPYPWFSEQSILGFVEGFLPQCMMMLFALLLFRGRLHDIGFVRPIKGKQLFFTVLLFYLFSTFLLDSIITVPIADYFNFELDSWREEQISGEVLQAKNNSIITGILEVLLVGLFVPIAEEVMFRGVLQTAIVRRFGALAGIIGSSLLFGAIHVDPVLFPPLFMMGLMLGFLRHYYRSIWAAILFHALNNTITVLIYFFQ
- a CDS encoding pro-sigmaK processing inhibitor BofA family protein; this encodes MDSLTLGIVVAVAGLVFIVMNQASWRWVKWIGWVVGNLVVGSMILFLFNLVAESFTFEIPINPVTVTVTGFLGFPGLAALVIIKQFIL